The following is a genomic window from Acipenser ruthenus chromosome 19, fAciRut3.2 maternal haplotype, whole genome shotgun sequence.
TCGTTTTCAAAGTTTCACATTTGCTTCGCCATTATTGTTCAGTACAGGGCAGACAAGATGGCGGTCGAACCGTCGTCTTTGAGCAGTCTGGAGGAAGAACTGACCTGTTCCATCTGCTTGAGCATTTTCAACAACCCGGTGACCACGCCGTGCGGACACAACTTCTGCCTGAGCTGCCTAGAGCTCACCTGGAAGGACGACCTCGCGATTGGCTACAGCTGCCCTCAATGCAGGCACCAGTTCTACGCCAAACCCACCCTGCACAAAAACACCGTGCTGGCCACTGTGGTCGCCACCGTCAGCAAGTCTCTGAAAGACAAGAGCCAGGACGAAACGAAGGGAGCGGTTTTGGATTCGACTGTAATCTTCTGCGACACCTGTATGGTCAACAAAGCCTCGAAGACTTGTCTGACCTGCATGGTCTCCTACTGCGACTCCCACCTCAGACCGCACCACGAGAACCCCGTCTTTCAGGGTCACCAGCTGACCGAACCCCTGCCTGACCTGCAGCAGCACATCTGCAAAGAGCATCACAAAACGCTCGAGTTTTACTGCAAGGATCACAACAAGTGCATCTGTGGGGCTTGCCTGCACTCACACTTAACCTGTCGGTTTGCTTCGCTTGATGGCGAGATAGCCGAGAAGGAAGTAAGTTTTTGTAGCTtgcaatgtgcattataaaatagatacatagataggaaacttaacatgatacagttatacacacagtgactgaaggagaTACTTAAGAATATGTTTAAGTTCAATATGGCAAACGTTTTGACAAGATTTTCAGTGTCTTTAAGTATACTTTGAAATGTTAAAAGAAACTTGAAGTGAAAGAATGccaatacagtaaatacatgtgtgtataTTTGAAAGAACAGTTAGTGAACTTCACCTTGCAAGCGCTTGGTTTGCCACAGTTTATATCTGAGCAATGTGCAGAAAATACTTTCTCTAGTGCTTACTAGACAAAGGGAATGCTTCCTAACGCACAGGGTTTCTTTCCACagaaaaaattgaaagaaaaagTGGTTACGCTGAGAGGACAGATTGAGAAAACAAAGAATGTAATTTTTGAGATGAAGGGAGAGCAGTCGTCTCTGAGAGTGAGTACACCGCCACATTTCAGCCTGCACCAACATGAAGTTTAATACGAAGCAAGGAAAAACTGAAAAACTTCAGACAAACGCTTCTGCAAGAGCTTTCATTGATGTACTTGCAAAATGATTATACCTGAAAAGTCAAAATTCAGCCGTAGAATTCACCATAGAACAGATGGAGTGTTTCAGATCTGCGGTCAGTTCTAATTACCATTACAGTAGCATTATTTGCTGTAACTACAATGATATTTTGTTCAGTCACAGtcacaattatgctgcagtaattgcaatttAATTAcagttacactaaaaagtaacaaaggTACGCACGTCAACATGTTTACTCTATTTGTtctaccaagcagtaatcacagaTGCATAGGACAGTATATAActcatatttatttttgattagtAAAAGTGGCTGAAAATACTAGAATAATGTTTGCTGGACCCCTGGATAACGCTTTGCTTCCACACCCGTTTCATTGTGTTATTTCCCGCTAGGATTCAGCGGCGAACAGAAAGGCTGCACTTGAGGCGGAGTACCGCGTGATGAAAGACCTCATCGAAAAGGACGAGAGGGAGGCAATGAACCTGGTGGATACAGAAGAGCAAAGTGCCCAAGCCCGGATCCAGAGCCTCAtgcacaaaattacaaaaaacattgagGAGATGAGCAGCTGCAAAGACCAGATTGAAAGCGTGCTGGCTCAGGGGCAGCGAATCACACTTCTGCAGGTAAACTCTGCACCAGCATGCGCGCCGCAATGTGAAATGTATATCTGATCTGAAATATTCTGTAGTTCATTTAATAAAAGTTGTACTTTCTTCCTTAAACAGTAGTCATTTTACCAGACACTAAAATGTATATATTCACAGCCtattaaaacagcagctttagatttattttaaaaaatatggaaGAAATGACTGCATTTGAAttcatgtaatatatattttccttTGATCTCTTTCAGTGCACAGTAGAGTTTCCACAATTGCCGACATTTACTCATGCTCCTGGAATCAACATGAATTCAAAGCAACTGAAAATGTACAACTCAAGTGCCACGTCTCTCAAGAAATACCTCACAGACGTATTGAGCCTGCCAGTGGAGGAGAGAGTCCAAATGCTGAATGCAGGTTTGTATAACACAAATATTAACGTGTGTGTACCTGACTTCACCAGATCTCACCTTTAGAGCACATAAATAAATCTGCAAATCTACATGCCCTAAAGTTTCATTGACGTGGCTACTATGATGAgcatgttgttttattataaactcTGAGTATATAAATCGGCATGGTAGATATTCCTCGTTCTGGGATTTTTATTCCCCCCCATCATTTTGTTACTAAATTCCTTTCACCTTAGGACCTGATTATTAAACTTGTCTCAATAACATTTCTACAACGCAAGCCTGAGTCTTAAAAGGGGGTCTAATTTGTTTATTTTCGTAGTAGACTTCTTACCTGGTTTACATGCTTATGTTATGCAACACCTAGAAATTGTATGGAAGACAAATGAGtctcattattatttttctgtgtcTTAAAATAAATTCCAGCACCAGTCAAAACGGTGGAAAAGGGAAAAGAAAAATCTGACAGCAGTAAGTCATGTTTTATTTACTGCATGCCTGCAAATCCATCTGCAAAATAATTTCAGACAGCTTTTATTGTAAAGATGAGTGGCCtgttttatgaagcaaaagtaaAACAGTTGGAGGCATACAGTATTAAAGctgtattttgcttttgttattggTAGTGGTACTGGTTATAGTGTAGCAAAGTGTAGTACAAGCATGACAAACAATAGAGTAGGCATCAAAAAGTAGTAAACTTTGAGAAGCACCATATTGGTTACAAAATATCGACAAAGATAATTATATCATTGGTAAGATTAACAAAAATCACGTGACAGACTTCGTCATAGAAACGCTTTACCAAAGAAAAGCGTCTTTGTATCAGACTTAAATTGCAATTTGTATAAAAATCATCAGTTAGACCCCAAAGGAAATCTGAAAGGTCTAAAGTTAAGAGTCTGTGATAAAAGTGGAAAGAAGATGAGCCAGTTGCTGTGTTCACAGTGCAGCGTGACGGTCAGACAGGTGAACACAAACAGTGCATAACAGTACACATTTCGGAGGAAAGACCCTCAATGCTGCTTCTCTTCGTGTTTAGGCATAGATCAGACTTCTGTTGTAGCTGGGGACAACACCCCCACAAAGAAGCCAAGGGAGAGGAGCAAGAACCGCAGTAAGTCACGTCTCAAACGCTCTGGGTTTTCAGTGCAAACAGTCCTGGAAGTTTAGAAGCAAGCACAACGCTGTGACGCAACGCTAACTTGAAGCAACCGTGTAGTTTTAAATTGCTtgcattttgtacttttttagtTTTCTTCTCCTGTTTTTGAAGAGAGAGAAGCACCTTTAATTTAGACGCCTTTAAGGCTTGCGCTGGGGAAGTATGACATGATGCAGCAGGTATAAAAGTACCTTCTAGCTGATTTAACTTTTACTGTTCCAGGTAAATCTCCCAAACCACCAAAGCTCAAGGATCTGCCTAAAAATAGTAAGTCTGTATTACTGTCGCAGTTTATGCAACTTTTGTAACGAGAGAGCTTGTACAAGCCCAGttaaaaaatttaaaatcagCTTTAGACAGTGAAACTGCTGGATCAAGACTACAGATAATCcttatttaaaaatgcaaacagtGGTACAGTTAACTCCAAACTTCTTTTTtctcccccactccccccccctcAGAAAATCCTCAACCACTGCCTGTTGTTTCTGTACCTGTTCCACTGTTTAGTGGAAATAGCCTTCTGGGAGCATTTTACTATGGACACACATCTCAAAGTAACGAATGAAcgtttaaaaacatagcaaaacaattttaaaacaaaactaatgtGCTTAGTTAATCACCAATGTGTCAATAGAAGACATCTTGATTGAGAACTCGctctagagcaggggtaggcAAAGTTGTTCTTCCCacacctggtctttgttccaaccctgttctgaattgtttaattgagtcAATTAAAACCTGCATTTATCTGTTAAACATGGAGTGgcgtggccctccaggaccatggtcacacacccctgctctagagagACAATGTGACCGCTTGCTGATTGCAAGCACACAACTCTTTTATTGAATTTCTAAGTCATTCATCTCTGATCAGGGTGATATGCAAACTTCTGTGTCAGCCACACCTTGTCTAAAACAAACATacccttaacccttagcggtccatttattcagcgtgtctcaggcgcatcaggtccaatttatttccaCACACGCAGTTTGTTTTAGacgtgtttaattttttttttttcccccccacagtaaaaattttttaaaaggcactgcatatcaacaggacactcagtactgcagctccagccccgccccacctcttgttcgctgtatttttcacatacctcttcataatagtgcatactgataaatcatctcctgatcactcgttttatcaccaaactcctcaataatgcgatccaagtcattattttattactataacatctaaaaaaagctctgcaaatgtctgtgatattctttgagcgctggatgcaaagcagctatcttgtttgtttatgtccgtgttatctatgtggtgccggggctatctgtattcatgagagaTGCCCCCTTTTGTTTCTCGGCTACTCTCAGCTCCTATccgtctcactcggccattgagtggttttcttggctttttccggagaaaaaacgactagagacctgttttctgcgtctttttgatgatgtcggacagggtccgacattggaccggaaaaggaaaattgcaatgtcagaccaggtccgacataggaccgcaaagggttaacgaGGCTAAAAATCTGTGATAAAAACAGAATTGAAACTAAACAGGGGTAGGAAATTACACACTGTTAACCAAActcctttttaaattgtttttatttccagATTATATGTCAAAGTTCGTCAAACCAATCAATCCTACAGAAGTGAAAAATAGGCACGATCTTCAGCAAAGTGAGTGAACTAATGATGTCCCATCGGTCCACAATGGCTTTAGATAGTGAAGCTGCTAGATCAAGACTACAGATAATTCTTACTAAAAATACAAACAGTGGTACAATTAActccaacctttttttttctccccccccctcAGAAAATCCACAGCCACTGCCTGTTTCTGTACCTGTTCCACTGTTTAGTGGAAATAGCCTTCTGGGAGGTAGTGTCAGCTGCTCTCTGCTGTTTTTACCATTCGTATCTGATCTAATTTCATTAACTTAATTCACCTTTAGTTCAATGCAATTGTGGAAGCTGATGATTGGGTGGGTTGAGCGAATAAAACAACAGGGAGCATATTACTATCGACACACATCTCAAAGTAACGCATGAACGTTTAAAAATGTGCTTAGTAAATAACCAATGTGTCAGTAGAAGACAGCTTGATTGAGAACTCGctctagagcaggggtaggcAAAGTTGTCCTTCCCacacctggtctttgttccaaccctgttctgaattgtttaattgagtcAATTAAAACCTGCATCCAGGCCCTGACGTAGTTCGTTATCTGTTTTTTATCTGTTAAACATGGAGTGgcgtggccctccaggaccatggtcacacacccctgctctagagagACAATGCGACCGCTTGCTGATTGCAAGCACACAACTTTCTTATTGAATTTCTAAGTCATTCATCTCTAATCAGGGTGATATGCAAACTTCTGTTTTCAGCCACGCTAAACAAACAAactccttttaattatttttttttatttacagattttGTGTCAAAGATCGACAAACCATTCAATCCTACAGAAGTGAAAAATAGACAGGATCTTCTGCAATGTGAGTTTGAACTGATGATGTCCCGTCAGTCCACAATGGTCTTGTACAGAGAATGTATTAAGAAAGAACAGGGAGGTCACAGTAATAATGTATAGGGGCGGGATGTGATGTGGTTTGTGGGAAGGTGTGTAGCAGGAGTGGgaaattctggtcctggagggccgctgtccctcccaGTTTTTGTTTcacctgtaccctaaattacttaattggaccaatttagtgcttattagaagcttaattggtcagtGGGAACAAACACCAGGAGGGACAGAGGCCCtgcaggaccggaattgcccacccctggtgcATAGGATTGCCTTAGGATGCAGTATGTCTTTGATTTAAGTAAATAGCAGACACTTCAACAGTATGTAGGTGGTGGCAGTGGTAATGCTTTTTTCATGCAAAGTCAATTACACAATATAAATAGTGCAATAAAGTGATCATAAATACAGTGTTCACTCCAAAGGGAGCGAGTGAAATGGTGTGGCAACGAGTGTGTTGGGGAAGGAAAGCTGTGGGCTTATTGACAAACTGAAAGGGGTGTGTCGGACATCCTTAATGACTCGCACTAGACAGAGTTGGCACGGTTCCGCATTTTATTCAGTACTGATCAgggtttttcaattccaattccttttttaaatcaattcccaagtccttcgaaggaattggaattgttaTTTTACAGACACAatcattgttgtgattgttcaactgctttcacttgaagccaatttaattgactaaccgTGACTTCAATTTAAGGAACTTGTTGGCACTGTTAATAAAATACTgccaattgcaattttgatcagttGGAATTCATTGAAAGGGAATTGGAAATgggaacagattttaaaaaaggaaattgaccccaaccctggtaccgattctttgtttctgttttagaTGCTTTTGTCCTTACACTGGATGCCAGAACCGCACACAAAAGAATCGTCATCTCAGACAATTTCACCAAAGCATCAGTCTCCGATGAGCTGATGACGTACCCGGACAGCCCAGCGAGATTCACAGTCTGCTCCCAGGTTCTGTGCTCCAAAGGATTCTCCAGGGGGCGCCACTACTGGGAGGTGAAGATGACCAGCAGCAACTTCTGCGCCATCGGCGTGGCCTCCGGCAGCATCGAGCGCAAGGGGCCGACCAGCAAGCTGGGGAGGAACAAGGAGTCGTGGTGCATCGAGTGGTTCAACGTGAAGCTGTCCGCCTGGCACGACCAGCGTGAGACAGTCCTGGAGAACCCCAGCTCCAGCAGAGTCGGGGTGCTCCTGGATTGCGACGGGGGCTCCCTCACCTTCTACAGCATCTCAGACAGAGTGTACCCCATTCACACCTTCTCATGCCACTTTCCAGAGGCCGTCTATCCGGCCTTCTGGCTCTTCTCCAGCGGCACCGCAGTGTCTCTGTGCAAGCCGACTGCCTAACACACGTTCATACTGCCAGGGCGCTGCACATGCACGCAGCTCGGCATCTTAAACAGCTTAATCCAAATGCATTTCTCTttgaaaaaacaagaaaaaaaaaaatcagaacacaagctgaaTTTATGTAGTTTGATACAGTAAGTTATGACAATAtagtagggctgcaacgaagggtacattttgaacTTCGAAGGTTCTGAACACTtgaccgaaggaaggttcgaaccttcgatggtactaatttgcataatttactggtgacatcaTCATAGCCACTTGCTTGTATtggattgaaaatcctattactttacatgtaatccatataaatggaataaaacattcacatgtagtttttataatttaaataaaaatacacattgtttatttacacgtaattgatacTGCTTgcgagtaagcttgcattgcagcagcactaactgcagcggACCGAGGCAAAACtaacttaatttaacagtcactgttccaaacagtcacagtcacattttactactacgaGTACTACtactaatcataataataataaaacttacgcttgtcaagtgacctcagagattggttgtgcctcgaTGATACATCAACAgccgcttgcacagtttgcattcaactttttttttggtcgtctgggcatttaacaaaaaaatcccaaacagcagaggggttttgagacatttctttcaatacagcttacgctgtacatcgctttgctgtcgagatggcgaatgaagaaatttaaggattgcctctggataacacgagttggaggggggaggggcagacggtgctcagatttttaaattgaaattattagtgttagcatatattttgtatgtttcaaacatattctaccatagcacttcaaCTGTTATAGGTACCCCCCCTCTtcaaattcctggctagcgaatgaaccttcgaacacagcccgaCAATATAGTTGGAGAAAATTAAAACTGGTAGATAAAATGTTCCAAATGAGGACAATGACAATGGGTTCACCTGCGTTTATCAAAGtcatacatattaaaataattgttGATATGCATGCATGTTTTGAGAACAAAAGATAAACCCTAACTGgatgcaaaccaaaaaaaataaagataacttGCAAGTTCGCTTGAGTCGGGAGTGGGTCTGGTGATTCTGTTTGAATCAGTGTAGATAGTGCAGAGTTTTCTTGGTTTGTGATCCCTTATACAAGTTTGGAAAGGCTTGGTTGTAGAGTTGCCCTGGAAGTTCACTGCGCAGTGTGTCGGACGTTCATTTAGATTGTTTAGGCAGAGGCCACAGGACGTGCGCGGGATCTATTGCTTATAAACGTGGGGTAGCTTCAGGGTGGTAGACAGTTTAAGACAGTGGCAGCCCTGTGTGAGGGTAAGGAATACAAAAGCAGTCTTAAAAATGATCATGGCAAGTGACAGCAAAATAGCCATacacagtatatttgtatttacttattattttttttaatcatgccaTATGTTGTGTGCGAGATGTGTGTTGTGATTGAAATAGGATTGTATCACTGCATTGATGTACTATAGACCTGGATTATAAGTGACAGGTTGGAAAGCAGATCTattgttcttttgtgttttattttgatattaGTAGCTTAAGACAGTAAGCTTATGCAGAAGTACCTGTCAGTGGCACCTGATCTTCACTGGAAGGTCATGGTCAAAGATCTGAAGGGACACCTTGGTCCCAAATAAGTTGTAttctattatttaaaatgaagtcGATCTGTTGTATGTGCATTAACACaagtatatatatttctaaattgTGTTCACCCTTTGCTTTAGATAATTCTACAATTCTTCATATGCTATTAAAACACTCACCTTGTGCTgaattttaaaatactaaaagaaagttaataaattaattaacagaCAT
Proteins encoded in this region:
- the LOC117424591 gene encoding E3 ubiquitin/ISG15 ligase TRIM25-like isoform X8; this translates as MAVEPSSLSSLEEELTCSICLSIFNNPVTTPCGHNFCLSCLELTWKDDLAIGYSCPQCRHQFYAKPTLHKNTVLATVVATVSKSLKDKSQDETKGAVLDSTVIFCDTCMVNKASKTCLTCMVSYCDSHLRPHHENPVFQGHQLTEPLPDLQQHICKEHHKTLEFYCKDHNKCICGACLHSHLTCRFASLDGEIAEKEKKLKEKVVTLRGQIEKTKNVIFEMKGEQSSLRDSAANRKAALEAEYRVMKDLIEKDEREAMNLVDTEEQSAQARIQSLMHKITKNIEEMSSCKDQIESVLAQGQRITLLQCTVEFPQLPTFTHAPGINMNSKQLKMYNSSATSLKKYLTDVLSLPVEERVQMLNAGKSPKPPKLKDLPKNNYMSKFVKPINPTEVKNRHDLQQKNPQPLPVSVPVPLFSGNSLLGDFVSKIDKPFNPTEVKNRQDLLQYAFVLTLDARTAHKRIVISDNFTKASVSDELMTYPDSPARFTVCSQVLCSKGFSRGRHYWEVKMTSSNFCAIGVASGSIERKGPTSKLGRNKESWCIEWFNVKLSAWHDQRETVLENPSSSRVGVLLDCDGGSLTFYSISDRVYPIHTFSCHFPEAVYPAFWLFSSGTAVSLCKPTA
- the LOC117424591 gene encoding E3 ubiquitin/ISG15 ligase TRIM25-like isoform X7, which translates into the protein MAVEPSSLSSLEEELTCSICLSIFNNPVTTPCGHNFCLSCLELTWKDDLAIGYSCPQCRHQFYAKPTLHKNTVLATVVATVSKSLKDKSQDETKGAVLDSTVIFCDTCMVNKASKTCLTCMVSYCDSHLRPHHENPVFQGHQLTEPLPDLQQHICKEHHKTLEFYCKDHNKCICGACLHSHLTCRFASLDGEIAEKEKKLKEKVVTLRGQIEKTKNVIFEMKGEQSSLRDSAANRKAALEAEYRVMKDLIEKDEREAMNLVDTEEQSAQARIQSLMHKITKNIEEMSSCKDQIESVLAQGQRITLLQCTVEFPQLPTFTHAPGINMNSKQLKMYNSSATSLKKYLTDVLSLPVEERVQMLNAAPVKTVEKGKEKSDSSIDQTSVVAGDNTPTKKPRERSKNRNYMSKFVKPINPTEVKNRHDLQQNFVSKIDKPFNPTEVKNRQDLLQYAFVLTLDARTAHKRIVISDNFTKASVSDELMTYPDSPARFTVCSQVLCSKGFSRGRHYWEVKMTSSNFCAIGVASGSIERKGPTSKLGRNKESWCIEWFNVKLSAWHDQRETVLENPSSSRVGVLLDCDGGSLTFYSISDRVYPIHTFSCHFPEAVYPAFWLFSSGTAVSLCKPTA
- the LOC117424591 gene encoding E3 ubiquitin/ISG15 ligase TRIM25-like isoform X4 is translated as MAVEPSSLSSLEEELTCSICLSIFNNPVTTPCGHNFCLSCLELTWKDDLAIGYSCPQCRHQFYAKPTLHKNTVLATVVATVSKSLKDKSQDETKGAVLDSTVIFCDTCMVNKASKTCLTCMVSYCDSHLRPHHENPVFQGHQLTEPLPDLQQHICKEHHKTLEFYCKDHNKCICGACLHSHLTCRFASLDGEIAEKEKKLKEKVVTLRGQIEKTKNVIFEMKGEQSSLRDSAANRKAALEAEYRVMKDLIEKDEREAMNLVDTEEQSAQARIQSLMHKITKNIEEMSSCKDQIESVLAQGQRITLLQCTVEFPQLPTFTHAPGINMNSKQLKMYNSSATSLKKYLTDVLSLPVEERVQMLNAGKSPKPPKLKDLPKNKNPQPLPVVSVPVPLFSGNSLLGAFYYGHTSQNYMSKFVKPINPTEVKNRHDLQQKNPQPLPVSVPVPLFSGNSLLGDFVSKIDKPFNPTEVKNRQDLLQYAFVLTLDARTAHKRIVISDNFTKASVSDELMTYPDSPARFTVCSQVLCSKGFSRGRHYWEVKMTSSNFCAIGVASGSIERKGPTSKLGRNKESWCIEWFNVKLSAWHDQRETVLENPSSSRVGVLLDCDGGSLTFYSISDRVYPIHTFSCHFPEAVYPAFWLFSSGTAVSLCKPTA
- the LOC117424591 gene encoding E3 ubiquitin/ISG15 ligase TRIM25-like isoform X5; this encodes MAVEPSSLSSLEEELTCSICLSIFNNPVTTPCGHNFCLSCLELTWKDDLAIGYSCPQCRHQFYAKPTLHKNTVLATVVATVSKSLKDKSQDETKGAVLDSTVIFCDTCMVNKASKTCLTCMVSYCDSHLRPHHENPVFQGHQLTEPLPDLQQHICKEHHKTLEFYCKDHNKCICGACLHSHLTCRFASLDGEIAEKEKKLKEKVVTLRGQIEKTKNVIFEMKGEQSSLRDSAANRKAALEAEYRVMKDLIEKDEREAMNLVDTEEQSAQARIQSLMHKITKNIEEMSSCKDQIESVLAQGQRITLLQCTVEFPQLPTFTHAPGINMNSKQLKMYNSSATSLKKYLTDVLSLPVEERVQMLNAAPVKTVEKGKEKSDSSIDQTSVVAGDNTPTKKPRERSKNRNYMSKFVKPINPTEVKNRHDLQQKNPQPLPVSVPVPLFSGNSLLGDFVSKIDKPFNPTEVKNRQDLLQYAFVLTLDARTAHKRIVISDNFTKASVSDELMTYPDSPARFTVCSQVLCSKGFSRGRHYWEVKMTSSNFCAIGVASGSIERKGPTSKLGRNKESWCIEWFNVKLSAWHDQRETVLENPSSSRVGVLLDCDGGSLTFYSISDRVYPIHTFSCHFPEAVYPAFWLFSSGTAVSLCKPTA
- the LOC117424591 gene encoding E3 ubiquitin/ISG15 ligase TRIM25-like isoform X2, producing the protein MAVEPSSLSSLEEELTCSICLSIFNNPVTTPCGHNFCLSCLELTWKDDLAIGYSCPQCRHQFYAKPTLHKNTVLATVVATVSKSLKDKSQDETKGAVLDSTVIFCDTCMVNKASKTCLTCMVSYCDSHLRPHHENPVFQGHQLTEPLPDLQQHICKEHHKTLEFYCKDHNKCICGACLHSHLTCRFASLDGEIAEKEKKLKEKVVTLRGQIEKTKNVIFEMKGEQSSLRDSAANRKAALEAEYRVMKDLIEKDEREAMNLVDTEEQSAQARIQSLMHKITKNIEEMSSCKDQIESVLAQGQRITLLQCTVEFPQLPTFTHAPGINMNSKQLKMYNSSATSLKKYLTDVLSLPVEERVQMLNAAPVKTVEKGKEKSDSSIDQTSVVAGDNTPTKKPRERSKNRSKSPKPPKLKDLPKNKNPQPLPVVSVPVPLFSGNSLLGAFYYGHTSQNYMSKFVKPINPTEVKNRHDLQQNFVSKIDKPFNPTEVKNRQDLLQYAFVLTLDARTAHKRIVISDNFTKASVSDELMTYPDSPARFTVCSQVLCSKGFSRGRHYWEVKMTSSNFCAIGVASGSIERKGPTSKLGRNKESWCIEWFNVKLSAWHDQRETVLENPSSSRVGVLLDCDGGSLTFYSISDRVYPIHTFSCHFPEAVYPAFWLFSSGTAVSLCKPTA
- the LOC117424591 gene encoding E3 ubiquitin/ISG15 ligase TRIM25-like isoform X6, with amino-acid sequence MAVEPSSLSSLEEELTCSICLSIFNNPVTTPCGHNFCLSCLELTWKDDLAIGYSCPQCRHQFYAKPTLHKNTVLATVVATVSKSLKDKSQDETKGAVLDSTVIFCDTCMVNKASKTCLTCMVSYCDSHLRPHHENPVFQGHQLTEPLPDLQQHICKEHHKTLEFYCKDHNKCICGACLHSHLTCRFASLDGEIAEKEKKLKEKVVTLRGQIEKTKNVIFEMKGEQSSLRDSAANRKAALEAEYRVMKDLIEKDEREAMNLVDTEEQSAQARIQSLMHKITKNIEEMSSCKDQIESVLAQGQRITLLQCTVEFPQLPTFTHAPGINMNSKQLKMYNSSATSLKKYLTDVLSLPVEERVQMLNAAPVKTVEKGKEKSDSSIDQTSVVAGDNTPTKKPRERSKNRSKSPKPPKLKDLPKNNYMSKFVKPINPTEVKNRHDLQQNFVSKIDKPFNPTEVKNRQDLLQYAFVLTLDARTAHKRIVISDNFTKASVSDELMTYPDSPARFTVCSQVLCSKGFSRGRHYWEVKMTSSNFCAIGVASGSIERKGPTSKLGRNKESWCIEWFNVKLSAWHDQRETVLENPSSSRVGVLLDCDGGSLTFYSISDRVYPIHTFSCHFPEAVYPAFWLFSSGTAVSLCKPTA
- the LOC117424591 gene encoding E3 ubiquitin/ISG15 ligase TRIM25-like isoform X1, whose amino-acid sequence is MAVEPSSLSSLEEELTCSICLSIFNNPVTTPCGHNFCLSCLELTWKDDLAIGYSCPQCRHQFYAKPTLHKNTVLATVVATVSKSLKDKSQDETKGAVLDSTVIFCDTCMVNKASKTCLTCMVSYCDSHLRPHHENPVFQGHQLTEPLPDLQQHICKEHHKTLEFYCKDHNKCICGACLHSHLTCRFASLDGEIAEKEKKLKEKVVTLRGQIEKTKNVIFEMKGEQSSLRDSAANRKAALEAEYRVMKDLIEKDEREAMNLVDTEEQSAQARIQSLMHKITKNIEEMSSCKDQIESVLAQGQRITLLQCTVEFPQLPTFTHAPGINMNSKQLKMYNSSATSLKKYLTDVLSLPVEERVQMLNAAPVKTVEKGKEKSDSSIDQTSVVAGDNTPTKKPRERSKNRSKSPKPPKLKDLPKNKNPQPLPVVSVPVPLFSGNSLLGAFYYGHTSQNYMSKFVKPINPTEVKNRHDLQQKNPQPLPVSVPVPLFSGNSLLGDFVSKIDKPFNPTEVKNRQDLLQYAFVLTLDARTAHKRIVISDNFTKASVSDELMTYPDSPARFTVCSQVLCSKGFSRGRHYWEVKMTSSNFCAIGVASGSIERKGPTSKLGRNKESWCIEWFNVKLSAWHDQRETVLENPSSSRVGVLLDCDGGSLTFYSISDRVYPIHTFSCHFPEAVYPAFWLFSSGTAVSLCKPTA
- the LOC117424591 gene encoding E3 ubiquitin/ISG15 ligase TRIM25-like isoform X3; the protein is MAVEPSSLSSLEEELTCSICLSIFNNPVTTPCGHNFCLSCLELTWKDDLAIGYSCPQCRHQFYAKPTLHKNTVLATVVATVSKSLKDKSQDETKGAVLDSTVIFCDTCMVNKASKTCLTCMVSYCDSHLRPHHENPVFQGHQLTEPLPDLQQHICKEHHKTLEFYCKDHNKCICGACLHSHLTCRFASLDGEIAEKEKKLKEKVVTLRGQIEKTKNVIFEMKGEQSSLRDSAANRKAALEAEYRVMKDLIEKDEREAMNLVDTEEQSAQARIQSLMHKITKNIEEMSSCKDQIESVLAQGQRITLLQCTVEFPQLPTFTHAPGINMNSKQLKMYNSSATSLKKYLTDVLSLPVEERVQMLNAAPVKTVEKGKEKSDSSIDQTSVVAGDNTPTKKPRERSKNRSKSPKPPKLKDLPKNNYMSKFVKPINPTEVKNRHDLQQKNPQPLPVSVPVPLFSGNSLLGDFVSKIDKPFNPTEVKNRQDLLQYAFVLTLDARTAHKRIVISDNFTKASVSDELMTYPDSPARFTVCSQVLCSKGFSRGRHYWEVKMTSSNFCAIGVASGSIERKGPTSKLGRNKESWCIEWFNVKLSAWHDQRETVLENPSSSRVGVLLDCDGGSLTFYSISDRVYPIHTFSCHFPEAVYPAFWLFSSGTAVSLCKPTA